The genomic interval GCCCGAACGCCGGACAGCAGGTGGCGGCCGAACTCCCGCAGGACTTGGTCTCCCGCTTGATGCCCGTACTCGTCGTTGAGGCGTTTGAAGCGGTCAAGGTCCACCATTATGACGGCAAATCCAGGCCCTCCGCCTTCGGCGCGGGCGACCTGCTCCGCGTACCAGGCATCCCAAAAGCCGCGGGTGTGGCAATTGGTCAGGGGGTCGGTGACGGCCTTGTTCCAGAGGGCATTGATGCGGTTATACAGACCCCGCGCCTCGGCCAGCACTTCCGGCGTGATTTTCTCAACGCACCGGTCGGCCCCGGCGTCAAGGTACTCCTTGCCGGCCGCGCCAACAACGATCAACGGTATATGTTTAATGTCCCGCCGGATCGCCCCAACTCTTTTCGCGCCCAGCGAAGCGGGCACAAAAACCGCCTGGGATTCGGCCCCTGAACAGTCGTCCAGGGGGATCAGGCCGTTGGGCGTCAGGACAAGAGGAGCGGTCAGGCGTTCGCCCCGTAGCCTTGTCAGCCACGCCCGGCCCCACGGAACCCCTGGCAGGATAGCCGGCTTCTTCTCTTTCTCTCCACCATTTTGGACAGTCACATCCCCGGGGCTTCCCCCGGCCTTGATTTCGATGTCGTAGTCGGCGAAGCTCTTGGGGTTTTCGATGAAGCTCTTCAAGTCTTCCAGCGACACGCTGTCCACGCGATGGATGTCGTAGATCCCGAGCTTGGCGATGCTGTGCACGAGAGAGTCGTCCGCTGAGGCGGAAAGAATAACGATCACCCTACTGCGCGGGCAAGCGCGGCGAAGTTTTTGAAGCTGGGCGACCAGGGCCGCGCCATGGTTCACGCTGTCGTGGACCACTCCCGACGCCAGGGCCTTGCCGAGAACCAAGAACACGTCCGGGAAGGCGTCCGGAGACAGGTTGGTGACGGCGGCGACGGCGGCTTCGAGGGTCCGGTCCTGACCGGCGATTTCGTATAAGCCGGCCAGGTGTTCGGCAAGCTTGTCGGAGTGTTCGCCA from Thermoanaerobacterales bacterium carries:
- a CDS encoding GGDEF domain-containing protein, coding for MRLYIVFGEHSDKLAEHLAGLYEIAGQDRTLEAAVAAVTNLSPDAFPDVFLVLGKALASGVVHDSVNHGAALVAQLQKLRRACPRSRVIVILSASADDSLVHSIAKLGIYDIHRVDSVSLEDLKSFIENPKSFADYDIEIKAGGSPGDVTVQNGGEKEKKPAILPGVPWGRAWLTRLRGERLTAPLVLTPNGLIPLDDCSGAESQAVFVPASLGAKRVGAIRRDIKHIPLIVVGAAGKEYLDAGADRCVEKITPEVLAEARGLYNRINALWNKAVTDPLTNCHTRGFWDAWYAEQVARAEGGGPGFAVIMVDLDRFKRLNDEYGHQAGDQVLREFGRHLLSGVRAGDIVARYGGEEFILGLPRTTVEEAAAVAERLCRQWAKTPVSYEGAEISSTLSAGVAAWALGVDPVKAADEALYEAKKAGRNQVVVAGHKENPLSGSVEPAHKPARPAVGHASASPKPARTIYPWIPQMPVLVISSPWHEAGTTDLVIALAERLDSVAVIDACFKRPSLAVRLGIPPDILWRCDWRYKSTLLRYARDKYVFALDGKSAMPPIGYGDPLKDVLHDARQMADVILVDAGSDPELEAPGEKLLLVDGRSVTNDIVDAWEFYQPFHGRGAALYLGREANLPGLPVAGVFGGIEEAAGFILEKLKEVRIVA